From the Asterias amurensis chromosome 1, ASM3211899v1 genome, the window catttttttataatgttggtttgtttgttgtcCGCCGTACCGTCGTGGCAAGCGGTAATTAATGGCTCTCATTGACAGTGGATTGATGGTACAGACGTGACGGCGGTGGTTAGGAACGAAATAATTATTGTGTGAAGGGTCAATGGAGGGCGCAATTTAAATGTAAAGTGAAATTCAGGGGATAGCTTGAACAACACATAAAATAAAAGTCATGGCTTCTGAATGCAGTAGCACGAAGGGTGGCCGAAAAGAGCTAGAAAACGAACTTAAAAAGCTCGATATAGAGACGTTAACAATTGAACACCCAGAGGTAAatatttggtgttttttttcatgtatTTAACTCAAATTTCTCGGAGAAGGGAAAATTAAGTAAAGTTTTTTCCTCCATCCACTATCTATAGTATACTATTAAaagtagacccagtgactggggcgctgtactccttttaaacaatttttgtctttttacagatgaagtcaaaaattgtttaaaaggagtacagcgccccagtcactgggtctacattaaaagcgtaacctgcgccatcttggattgaaaattagaaggtccagtggtatggcatcctatccttgtggaatccaacacggttgtttgttaattttggtttttacccatacaccgatgtgtgttagcactgtatactcagtactttcccgagtcctgtgaaaaaatatcacaggcatgttattcaggtgggattcgaacccacgacccttgcaattctagagcagtgtcttacggttgtttgtgtggaattcaatacgtttgtgtggtttcagacgtcgggttgcaagtctgcaaaacccggatccaaactcgcacttacaagtcatgtgattggaggaagtttgggcggcgaccgtgcgtgcgtcaaccactggtcgatgttaccagacttcctagaaatctttctgacaggcgactcattggacagtgtttcgcagatggtgcttcggattggttcattcattaccccttgcccgcccacccgccattcgatccgcccttttcggtcaggttactttcgtgttgtactaagcatggttctccggattggttcattcattgccgcgcagggtcgaaagggtcgaagaggctgggtgccaggacaaaaccgaaaccaatctcacgaatttgaccgaatttgcattgaatggatgaagtaccgtagattgatgtttcgcaagtgaccatgtgtcaaccactggtcgacgttgttatcagacttcctagaaatccttctgcgggtgactcatttgttgaaaagattaaatggagaatatttataaaaaagcattcacttccaaacggcatgagaattatcatgatgaacaaggatgggatcaaacggaagcttaataatttggaaacattgcataggttggaaggtgtctaagggaactttacaattaataacattttgggggtggggggggggggggcttacacaaagagccattctggtcagtgtattgtgagtggtgtgttgtctggtttgagacaggccacctgttgcttggtgaagaaggttgccgtgggaccactttaggttgacagtgggtggcgaccttggaccttttgccagtaaactcaaatgggtacatgaataccgttttagaatacggtctgttcatggaggtataatgttgcagtttcagagtttaaccagggaggtagaattgtgaaaccattccttactctatggtgaaacttatacacacacgtcaaaggctgttttgaagctgtaaaaaaagaactttgctttgcatttggtcaaagttgttaagcaaaacgacattaagtttccttttgaataagtctgttcacaaaattggttagagcagtgtgtcggtcaggtctcagaatgtacattttgccaaatccattttgaagcctaatttagccatcggcccgtcgggttggttactgatggagataatattaacaaaagagacctcgtgcggctgaatggggtacatttttaggagtttgtctattgacccaaactggacgtaacaaaccctaaacatgacttgacatgctttctgaaagtgaaataagttagagaaaattaaggagtggggacgagtttatcgtttttatttagtttgtacgatatagggttccagagatatgggatgtatggaggtttgttcctagagcagcgtgaacatgaacgcggtcagaaattgtgtcgtttgtcgttcaaatttcgcgagatgcaataagcccaaagtgacaataaaacaaaaccagacctgccaagtctcacgcattaggcgtgagactcacgcatttgagctctgtctcacgctcacacgcacatcaaccattattggggcgagatcgggaaaaaaaaattaacaaaattttttgtacaaaatttgtacagagtgcaaatttgcagattgcgcacgcttttgctcatccagtaggttcagctcaaattcggcagagcgcaaaacgcttattgcgcacaagtttgttccgattctttcagcaaattcgttgaaatgcgctccactagcgaagacacaacaggcagaagaagtgagcgattgattttggacatcatttttagtctatttttttcaagtttgaaaggatataatctgacacaatcgaacctccacattaaccatcaacatctcctgtgtacctcaagtgagtcttaattattctgaggaggcttttgctgcattttgaaacactttttgtccacaactaaatttcacattgttttatttatttataaaaaaacaaaaataaaaaaaaaggttgggcggcgatttaaaaaggccttcttaaactggcaattattttctggggggatgggggttgagatttgaaaaatctcacacatagctagcctctggacttggcatctctgcctgcaaaacacttttttgacgttcacgttaagtgctcccgtaaTACATGCAGcttattgaccagaaagtttacaagaccaattcagatgagaataaactaaaaagaggcctacgctcttaccgccccccccccccccccgaaaaaaaaaacagtagataaattagatttgtggcacacagcatgttccaaaaactcgctttacttatagtgctgtagcaacgctatgtatcgtgggacgtaaaaatgtcatttttgacgatgttttttaaaaaggaaatgcaagcattatgaatgtatattgagtgtgtggagaaaattttggtagtgtagtacaaaagaaactttagttattgctggctaacggtcagtttcacctatcaacgctgatttgaaaaacgtgtaacgttagggaggcccaacatattagacccctataaggatcacggggagccttatagtttctagatgcataaggtatgttgtctaacccaaaacgaggtgggtacagccactgcaagtagtggtggacgtgcgaaatagcttcattttgggttagaattatgacgccatgcataaatattgagagaggggtataacaccctcacccacatttcgaaatatttgtgtaaaggatttttatatcctagcggggtgccgcgcgaagcgcggcatcccacTAGTCATTATTATGCATGGTTACCAAATATACAAATGTGCTACTAGTTACACTACAGACTATCCCAGAACTTCAAGTTCTTCTCACTTTCAAAAGCAGCCTTCATACGATTTAGAAGATAGTCGCACTGCTGCCAGACACTGGGATGAACCTGCCCTTCTGTTTGTGACAAGAATATAAGTGTATATTGGGGTCTAAACCGTCTTTAACGTGATAGTTGCTGTAataacaacacacgggacctactaCTACAGCTTTTTGTCCCATATGAAGGACAAACACAGGTTAAGTGtgttgcttaaggacacaagtgtcaggactcctgacgaacccacactccgtaGAACAGGCCAGAGATTGAGTTCGGTGACGGTGCTCTTATTGAGTCTTAACCGCTTGACCACGACACCCCCGACGGCCTAGTCAGTTTACTAAATAAAATGTGTAATCAATTGAAACTTCAGCCTTTGTAGTGCTAGGGTCATCAACACCCGGCTGGACTAAGTATATGGGACGCAGCGTCCCGTATACTTAGTCCAGTTGGGTGTTGATGACCCTAGACGCTGTCAGTGTCACTGCCTTGTCTGAATTTCAAAACTGTTATTCTTTATATGGAATCTTCACTTTAGGTCTTTACAGTGGAAACGATGATGCCTCATCTTAAAGATATCTCAGGAGCTGTTGGCAAAAATCTTTTCATGAAagacaaaaagaaaaagggCCTCTGGCTTTTGACCTGCCGCCACGACCGTCCAGTCAACTTGGCGACCCTAGCCAAGACGGTAGGGGCCCCAGGGGGTCTCCGCCTGGCAGATGAGAGCATCTTAAAGGACAAACTGGGCGTTGCCCAGGGCTGTGTCACACCCTACGCACTCTTCAATGACGAAAGTAACGATGTAAAGTTCTTGCTCGACAGCGATTTTATAACGGGGGGTCATGAGAGAGTGTTCTTCCATCCGATGGTGAATTCAGCAACCACGGGAATGTCACCAGAAGATTTCCTGAAATTTGTGAAAGAAACCGGACACGAGGTCGTCATGGTTAACTTTGAGGAGATGGGATGAGTTGGAGTGGAGACCTGACGAAACACACTCATTAATAATGTCCATATGGATGGGGGTGTATAGGTGAACAAGTTGAAAGGCCACTGTCTTGGATGCAGTGGCTGAGCCAGGACTCTTTCggtggtgggtgggggggggggggggctggggagGAATCTTCTATCGgatggtgggggtgggggttggtGGGTGATGGTCATGGTCTTTTGAAAGTGTATGCTGCAGGGGGTCCACCATCGTCTTATGGCATTTTGTGGCAGCAGTAGAGATcctggttttaaaaaaaaagaatcaaaaagcattttcgtttttttttcccctcttcttattcttttttttattttttatttttctaaaatcctattctttatcccaatgcaaaACAGATATCTAGGAATGagtgaaatacatgtatgacTGAGTGATAGACCAAAAAAAACCATAGAGGAGTCAAAAAGAAATAACTGCATACTAAAGAGGAACAAGAAATGTCAACGAATCATTTATATAAAAATTTTAATATCTTCAAATATAGTGGAAATTAAAAAgtgatattattattagctaTAAATAATTGGATTTGTGTTTAAAGAGAAGACATCAAATCACAAATGACTTTTTTACAATACTGCATTATTTGACCTCACCAAATTaaaaccattttgtttacaACTATATATATCTTAATAAATCAATAGTATGGTAATTAATAAAATGGTAAATTTAATAAACGTGCTATTGCCAGTGGTaaatgaaatatatattttatgtCATTTACTGCTCTTGTCTGATGTTTAGTACAATAGACCACAAATACATCACTCTTAAGTTCTTCATAAAACTCCCCTAAATGTTGCCAGTGTTGAACGAAACCCTCCATCCGTGGCAACTTGGGGCATCAATTAAAACAGAATAAACAGTCCACATGGTTTGGTTTAAACTTGACTATATCAGAACAGATTAGCTCAAACACGTAGAGTAGTTTATTTGCCAACAAAACCATTTATGATACTTTACCAAAATCAGGGCTtaaattcataaagcctgtaagcgcaAAAACTTGCCAAGtcagcacagaaaaatcttgcttaccaGACACTGGTTACAAGCCAAAATCACATGAAGTTTaaattgttgcaactggtaaccactaattgtttgcttagcaaagacatttgtaTAGCAATAATTTCTGAttttaacagctttttgaaattggccccaaCCAGGTCCTTTCATGTTTGATTTGTTCATCAAATGGATGAGAATAAAAGCTAACAAAAATGACCTAAATATGTCTTTaagatgtttaaaggcactggactcctTTGGCAGTTATCAAAGACAAGTGtcctcactgggtgtatcccaacatgtatacaaatcaaatctgtgaaaacttgtcatcaaagttgccagagaataatgaaagaaataacacccttgtttcacaaatcttaattttttttgagtgagaaattacctctttctcaaaaactatgttgttTTAGAGGGAGAAGTGCCTAGTTTGGGCAAATTTCCATGGCATCACAACTACTTTACAGTTTCATCTTGTATATACTGCCTGTATGTTGTTTTCTTATAAgtgacaaataaaataataatggaaaaataatgtttgttttactcgtttcacATCATGTTAATTTGGTTCACACACGCCATCACTCAATCAAAAATACTGCAAATTATTTTACAACCTTCCATTAAATCCTAAAAAAACTTCTTCGTATTATACACAATAAATATACATTGTATCGCCCCAAACATATACAATTTTCTTGTAAAATCCTCCGAAAATTGTCCTTTACATTTGGTCATCACCAACCTTTGAACTAATTTTTTCACTTCAAAGACTAAACTTTTAAATATACatatttattaaagacactggccactattggtaattgtcaaagactagccttcacagttggtgtatatcaacatatgcatagaataacaaacctgtgaaaatttgagctcaatcggccgtcgaagttgcgagataataattaaagaaaagaactcccttgtcacacgaagctgtgtgctttctgatgcttgatttcgcgacctgaaactctaaatccgaggtctcaaaatcaaattcatttatagttacttcttcttgtaaactacattatttcagagggagccgtttctcacaatgttttatactatcaacctctccccattacttgttaccgagaaaggttttatgctaataattgttttgagtaattaccaatagtgtccactgcctttaaataacaatgGTTTTCTTTGTTCCGCAAGGCAGAGTTAACTGTCGCACAGGAGTATGACTATTTTGCACAATAACCcctacccacccccccccccccccaaaaaaaaatgtactggATTGAAAAAGACATGAACATGTTGCATTCAGAGCCTTCGTTTCAAAACCCCAAATGACAAAGGttgatgtcattttttttttctcttcaaatttggGAACTCTGtcaatatgttttttttgtctttttgttgtaCTCCATATACCTGTGACCACTCTTCAGTCAAAAGTTTAATATACATACAGGAGGAAGTAGAAACTAAATATTTCAATATATAATTAGTTATGCAAATTACAGTCAGTGTTACTGAGTATTCCAACAGTATTTAACTAATAAGTACATTTTATTAATTTACAAGAGTGCCAATATCAACCAACATGTCAATTTACATTATTTTCAATCCAAAGCTAAATTCAAATTAGTTGCTGacataatttcatttttgtatatCTCAATATTAATTAGTATTAATCAATGCATTACTATATATGTATAAGTCCACCACTATTATTCGGTGCACCAGTATGATTTTGAGTCCCCAAATATATCAAATTTACACTATATTTATAAACCAGCTTTGCTGTTGACAATCAAAAAGAATTAACTTACCCTCGTCCATTCAATCCAGCTTCTTTAGCCACGCAATATAAAACACATCTATCAATAAATCGCCATCGATGCAATAGAGATCAGTATTATTGCAATTAAATTTAGAATTGATTAATCTAAACTGTTGGTCATTTTTTACATAAATCAAGTCACAAAACTGGTTCCAATtccaatcaatcagtcaatcaaccaaccaataaatcaatcaatcaatcaaacatcaagatgtaatactaataatattCCAATTGATTAGTTCAATATTTCAGTCAAGATGACTCAAACAATCCAGATGCAAAATAAATAATCTCATAATCAATCCGATCTGCCAATAAGTTATTTGCgtgttaaattttaatattgtcAAGTTACCACttgaatttaaaggaacattacagaattggtaagaaacaaaaatcgtgaagaccacagatttacatcaaactgaCAAGGTCTAACGATGatggtagtagaaaacatccgttgaaatatttctgtctgaaatgtcatatttgatgagaaataaatagtctaatttcgcatttggagtttatcggtcagtgagcgttttattcatttttgtttcggcatcgatgcaatgcaaaatttgtaattggtttttacTCTTCTCTCATAACCCAGATGgcagatcgatctcaaacttctacaggtttgtcagttactGTATATGGTGGAATACATAATGTGCTTATACTGCCAGCaccttttttgctagcaaaaccaatttatgtaatgttcctttaaattcctCAAACTATAGAGACATGTctcatgataataataataagaagaagaaattcTTCTAGAGCGCATATTACAAAGGAGTCTCTATTCGCTTCTGTGGTTaaaaagatgggttttaagtttagatttaaCTTGTGCTAGCGTGGAACAGTCTTTAatttaggggcaagcttttgcgtagttttgtaagagacggtgaacacccgtacacaattctgaatgataGTACCAGGGTCtactcatctggaggttgcaacacaaaagcttgccccgaaccatttgaaCAAAGCAAACTGTCTCTATAAGCTGAGGAAAGTGTAAAAAGTAACTTgtaactaagcaagtcattgttcAAGTCATTACTCAAATCTAACCCACaaaaaaagcttattccccacACCCCTATGCTATCAAATTCAGTCCTACTTCATTCAAGTTAACTATTCATTCAAGTTAACTAATATCTTAGTTTAAACAGATATGCCATTGTGGCAAATTGCTATTGTGAATAGTTTCACaattttatatcaaaatattcAAGTAACACAATTATAGCCTTTGTCAATATCAGTATCTaccaatattatttattacataACATCCAGGTAGATCCTtatcatttgattggaggattgtacGGCATGCAATCTTCAAAAGTCAAACCATTACATGGCTGATATCATTTATCAAACATTTTGGTACTATTCAAAGAGCACAATTTTGTCCCATCCTTGTTTTTACTCATTGACCACATCATGCGTTATACACAGCAGTACAAAACACCCTCCTTGTCGCACAACAAATTGTCAGTTTTACCAATgtaatttgcattgtgacatcacactttcctgatagcaactacgattgatttgcagttaagatcaatcttggctctttgtTGAATGGCCTAGAACCCaatttgttacatttttttttaagttttttttcctttaaaatgataataatctacttggatgttacaaaaaaaaaatcaatgaatgTTCAGGACTCATGCAATGGTAAGACTATTTACATTCGTTGAAAGTTGGAATGTTTTATTCTGCGAGGCAAAGCGTAAAGCTAACCACACCCATTCTGgtacaatttaaaggaacaccttgccttggatcggacgagttggtcaaaacaaaagcgtttgtaaccgttttttataaaatgcttacggttggaaagatgttttaaaagtagaatacaatgatccacacaagtttgcctcgaaattgcaccgttttccttctactgtgcgaactaacatggtcggccatttatgggagtttcgaggcatgtttgtgtggatcattgtattctacttttacaacatctttctacccatatgcattttataaaaaacggttacaaac encodes:
- the LOC139940088 gene encoding prolyl-tRNA synthetase associated domain-containing protein 1-like; the encoded protein is MASECSSTKGGRKELENELKKLDIETLTIEHPEVFTVETMMPHLKDISGAVGKNLFMKDKKKKGLWLLTCRHDRPVNLATLAKTVGAPGGLRLADESILKDKLGVAQGCVTPYALFNDESNDVKFLLDSDFITGGHERVFFHPMVNSATTGMSPEDFLKFVKETGHEVVMVNFEEMG